Proteins co-encoded in one Gracilimonas sp. genomic window:
- a CDS encoding Mur ligase family protein: MKPFSTIDDVWGFLDSIPMFQKSGTSAANFSLENIRAFCEQMGNPQNEYPSIHVAGTNGKGTTCYLLEKVYSDAGYRTGLFTSPHLLRYNERVRVNREEITDAQLLEFFQESAKLLQEIQLSYFEISTALAFWFFAKQEVDLAIIETGLGGRLDSTNIIAPEVSVITSIGLDHQNVLGDTVEEIAREKAGIIKKNKPVVLGNISGSPLNEISYVALKQNAQVYKAERLQPEWKCGVISLNDASVQLKTTFKESMNKWNVAIVWKVVDILNTKFKVKEEKLIHSIESFAGAPGRFEKLSPEFDWYFSGSHNAQALESSLSAVEEMKPKQEVVLVFSGMKDKITPEFMEQLQGFKKAYFVEQEGERAAKFGDIREFIEAELITENDKEIILNELKTELVIFMGSFYFYPIVKRWTTNVS, from the coding sequence ATGAAGCCGTTCAGTACGATCGATGACGTTTGGGGTTTTCTTGACTCCATTCCCATGTTTCAAAAGTCGGGTACTTCGGCCGCCAATTTCTCGCTCGAAAACATACGGGCATTTTGTGAGCAAATGGGAAATCCACAAAATGAATACCCATCCATTCATGTAGCCGGTACTAACGGTAAGGGGACCACCTGCTATTTACTTGAGAAAGTTTATTCTGATGCGGGCTATAGAACCGGGCTGTTCACCTCTCCTCATCTGTTACGTTATAACGAGCGTGTACGAGTGAATAGGGAAGAAATTACAGACGCTCAGCTGCTTGAATTCTTTCAGGAATCAGCGAAGTTGTTGCAGGAAATTCAACTCAGCTACTTTGAAATCAGTACTGCGCTGGCATTCTGGTTCTTTGCAAAACAGGAGGTGGATTTGGCGATTATAGAAACGGGACTGGGTGGGCGCCTGGACTCCACCAATATCATTGCCCCGGAAGTATCAGTTATTACCAGCATTGGTTTGGACCATCAAAATGTATTGGGGGATACGGTTGAGGAGATTGCACGGGAAAAGGCCGGGATCATAAAAAAGAACAAGCCGGTGGTGCTGGGTAATATCTCAGGAAGCCCGTTGAACGAAATTTCTTACGTGGCCCTGAAACAGAATGCGCAGGTATATAAGGCTGAAAGGTTGCAACCCGAATGGAAGTGTGGCGTTATTTCACTGAATGATGCTTCGGTTCAGCTTAAGACTACATTCAAGGAGTCCATGAATAAGTGGAACGTAGCGATAGTTTGGAAGGTAGTTGATATCCTGAACACTAAATTCAAAGTGAAGGAAGAAAAGCTTATACATTCAATCGAATCATTTGCAGGGGCACCCGGCCGTTTTGAAAAGCTGAGCCCCGAGTTTGATTGGTATTTCAGCGGTTCTCATAATGCACAGGCACTGGAATCGTCTCTCAGTGCAGTGGAAGAAATGAAGCCCAAGCAGGAAGTGGTATTGGTTTTTTCCGGCATGAAAGACAAGATTACCCCGGAGTTCATGGAACAATTGCAGGGATTTAAAAAAGCGTACTTTGTGGAGCAGGAAGGGGAAAGAGCAGCAAAATTTGGGGATATTCGTGAATTTATAGAAGCAGAATTAATCACGGAAAACGATAAAGAAATTATTTTAAATGAATTAAAGACTGAGTTAGTAATTTTTATGGGAAGTTTTTACTTTTATCCCATCGTTAAGCGGTGGACAACAAACGTATCATAA